In Sphingopyxis macrogoltabida, the sequence TCACGATGCCCGAAGGCGTCGAGTTCGACGCCGAAATGTTCGAACTCGTGCAGGATGATCTCAAGACCCTCAATCTGAGCCAGAAGGGCGCCGAAAGCATCGTCGGCCTGTTCGCCAGCAAGATCGCACCGAAAATCGAAGAGCGCGCTGCCAAGGCGATGGACACTGCTGCGGCCACCCTCAGCGCCGACCTCGCGCGCGACTTGCAGGCCGATCCGGAAGTCGGCGGAGCCAAGCTCAGAGAGAGCCAGGCGTATGCCGCAAAGGCCATCGCCCGGTTCATCCCGGATGCTGCGGCTCGCTCCGAGTTCTCCACATTCCTCAACGAAAGCGGTCTCGGGAATCACCCGCTGCTGACCCGCGTCATCGCCGGCGCCGGGCGCGCGCTTTCGGAGGCCAGTACTCCCGCTGCCGAGGCCGAAAAGGCCGAACGCTCGGAAGCCCAGAAATTTTACGGTTAGAAGAAAGGGGTAATAGAAAATGGCTGTTCTCGGTCAAAAACTGCACACCATCGCCGACCTGACGGCGCGTATCGATCCTGACGGCAAGATCGCGTCCATCGGCGAATGGCTCGCACAAACCAACGAGGTCTTTGCATGGCTGCGCTGGAAGGAAGGCAACCTGCCGACCGGCGAGCGCACGACTGTCCGCACCGGCCTGCCGACGGTCACCTACCGCGGCTACAATCAGGGCACGGATGCGTCGAAGAGCCGCGTCGCTCAGATCGACGAAGGCGCCGCGCTGCTGGAAGGCAAGTCGGCTGTCGATCGCGAACTGGCGAAGGCTCACGGCGATGTCGGCGAATATCGCCTGACCGAAGCGTCGGCATTCTTCGAAGCGCTGACGCAGGCATTCTGCACGACGATGTTTTTCGGCAACGCCGCAGCATCGCCGCAGGAGTTCACTGGCCTCTCTCCGCGCTTCAATGATGTTAACAGCTCTGTGGGCGATCAGCTCATCGATGCTGGCGGCTCGGGCACGGACAACGGTTCGATCTGGCTGGTCGTCACTGGCCCGCAGGGCGTGATGGGCATCTATCCCAAGGGCACGAAGGCGGGCATCAGCCATCTCGACGTGACCAAGGGCACGGAGAAGCAGGACGATGGCGTCGACACCGGCGTCTATTGGGACGATGCCGACGGCAAGCAGTTCCTTGCCCTCGTCGACCAGTTCAACCTCCACTGCGGCCTGTCGGTCAAGGATCCCCGCAAGGTGGTCCGCATTGGCTCGATCGACCGTTCGGAGCTGGCGGTCAGCGGCGGCAAGCGTCTGCAAATGCTGATGGCGGATGCGGTCGAGCGTGTCGACGGCCTGAGCGCCGAAGGCCATCAGGCGGCTTTCATCATGGATCGCCAGATGCGCTCGATGCTGCGCCAGCAGCTTCTCAACGACAAGAATCCGTACCTCTCATGGGAT encodes:
- a CDS encoding major capsid protein, with the protein product MAVLGQKLHTIADLTARIDPDGKIASIGEWLAQTNEVFAWLRWKEGNLPTGERTTVRTGLPTVTYRGYNQGTDASKSRVAQIDEGAALLEGKSAVDRELAKAHGDVGEYRLTEASAFFEALTQAFCTTMFFGNAAASPQEFTGLSPRFNDVNSSVGDQLIDAGGSGTDNGSIWLVVTGPQGVMGIYPKGTKAGISHLDVTKGTEKQDDGVDTGVYWDDADGKQFLALVDQFNLHCGLSVKDPRKVVRIGSIDRSELAVSGGKRLQMLMADAVERVDGLSAEGHQAAFIMDRQMRSMLRQQLLNDKNPYLSWDESAGKKMLHFGEVPILRTDALSVDEAAI